In the Sebastes fasciatus isolate fSebFas1 chromosome 20, fSebFas1.pri, whole genome shotgun sequence genome, one interval contains:
- the LOC141758540 gene encoding myosin-binding protein C, fast-type-like isoform X3, whose translation MPEPVPADKPEGQEPGSTELSGLFVEKPLESIAAVAGADLTIIAKVDSTTLTRKPTMKWLKGKWLDLGSKAGKHMQFKETYDRNTKIYTYEMKVIKVVAGDAGGYRCEVTAKDKCDSSQFEISVEAAHQEEQQADILSSFKRADAGEDDGSLDFSALLKAAKKPKKKVEPEIDVWELLKSAHPSEYEKIAFENGITDLRGMLKRLKKMKVVEPKHSEAFLTRLDSCYSVEKGKKIVLRCEVVDPDVQVKWLKNGQEIKPSAKYIMESLGNVRTLTINRSTLADDAAYECVVGDDKCFTEVFVKEPPVTITKLMDDYHVVVGERVEFEIEVSEEGAHVMWYFEDIELHKDKESAKYRFKKDGKKHTLIIQEATLDDIGMYHAWTNGGHTKGELEVEEKQLEVLQDIADLTVRATDQALFKCEVSDEKVTGKWYKDGVEVLPSERIKITHIGRFHRLLIDDVKPEDAGDYTFIPDGYALSISAKLNFLEIKVDYVPRQDPPKIHLDTSGNMVSQNTIIVVAGNKLRLDVEITGEPAPTCVWSKGDQAISNTEGRVRVEARKDLSCFVIEGAEREDEGNYTICVTNPAGEDKAMLFVKIVDVPDPPENVRCESVGEDCASILWDVPVFDGGAPLKGYLMERKKKGSTRWTKLNFDVYEATTYEAKRMIEGVMYEMRVFAINSIGMSPPSLTSKPFMPIAPTSEPIRLSVHDVTDSTCTLKWQAPEKIGAGGLDGYVIEYCKEGETEWVVANQELCERHGFMVRGLPTGEKINFRVAAVNIAGRSPPAVLSQPVTIREIMEYPKIRLPRDLRTKYIRRVGEKINLTIPFQGKPRPVATWYKDGQPLDEKMVNVRNSNVDSILFIRAAEREHSGTYELVLKIENMEDRASLVIRIVDKPGPPLKLHVTEVWGFNAALEWQPPKDDGNCEITGYTIQKADMKTKDWFTIYEHNRRTNCTSSDLIIGNEYMFRVLSENLCGLSEDACLSKNTAVIAKTGLELKSNPYKEKDVCCVPKFTQPLIDRSVVAGYSTAISCSVKGFPKPKITWRKNNIIISEDPKFLMRNNQGVLTLNIRKPGTFDGGRYSCVAVNELGTDEVECKLDVRLPMAIDAQKK comes from the exons AGCCCGGGTCGACCGAGCTCAGTGGGCTCTTCGTCGAGAAGCCACTAGAAAGTATAGCCGCTGTTGCAG GAGCGGATCTCACCATCATAGCCAAGGTTGACTCGACCACCCTGACAAGAAAACCCACCATGAAATGGCTGAAGGGCAAGTGGCTGGACCTTGGCAGCAAGGCTGGAAAACACATGCAGTTCAAAGAAACTTATGACAGGAATACTAAG ATCTATACTTATGAAATGAAGGTCATCAAAGTGGTCGCTGGAGATGCCGGTGGCTACAGGTGCGAGGTGACAGCAAAAGACAAGTGTGACAGCTCCCAATTTGAAATCTCTGTTGAGG CTGCACaccaggaggagcagcaggcagatattttgtCCTCCTTCAAGAGAGC GGATGCTGGAGAGGACGACGGAAGTCTGGATTTCAGTGCTCTGCTGAAAGCCGCTAAGAA GCCAAAGAAAAAAGTGGAACCAGAGATCGACGTGTGGGAATTGCTTAAGAGTGCCCATCCGAGCGAATATGAGAAAATCGCCTTTGAGAATGGCATCACTGACCTGAGGGGCATGCTGAAACGACTGAAAAAGATGAAGGTCGTCGAGCCCAAGCATAGCGAGG CTTTCCTGACGAGGCTCGACTCTTGCTACTCAGTGGAAAAAGGCAAAAAGATTGTCCTGAGGTGTGAGGTGGTCGATCCCGACGTCCAGGTCAAATGGTTGAAGAACGGCCAGGAGATCAAACCCTCAGCCAA GTACATTATGGAGTCACTCGGGAATGTCAGAACACTTACCATCAATAGGTCGACCCTGGCTGATGATGCTGCGTATGAGTGCGTGGTTGGCGACGACAAGTGTTTCACAGAGGTGTTTGTCAAAG AGCCCCCTGTGACCATCACCAAGCTTATGGATGACTACCACGTGGTTGTTGGAGAGAGAGTGGAGTTTGAGATCGAGGTGTCGGAGGAGGGCGCCCACGTCATGTG GTACTTTGAGGACATAGAGCTTCACAAAGACAAGGAATCCGCGAAGTATCGTTTCAAGAAGGATGGAAAGAAGCACACGCTCATCATCCAGGAGGCCACGCTGGATGACATTGGAATGTACCATGCCTGGACAAATGGGGGGCATACCAAAGGAGAGCTGGAGGTGGAAG AAAAACAGCTGGAGGTGTTGCAGGACATTGCTGATCTGACAGTCAGGGCAACAGACCAGGCTTTGTTCAAGTGTGAGGTCTCTGATGAGAAGGTCACAGGAAAGTGGTACAAAGACGGCGTGGAGGTCTTGCCATCCGAACGCATCAAAATTACTCACATCGGAAG GTTTCATCGGCTGCTTATTGATGATGTGAAGCCAGAGGATGCTGGAGACTACACATTTATTCCTGATGGATACGCTCTGTCAATTTCTGCCAAACTCAACTTCTTGG AAATTAAGGTCGACTATGTGCCGAGACAAG ATCCTCCAAAGATCCACCTGGACACCAGCGGAAACATGGTGTCCCAAAACACCATCATTGTGGTGGCCGGCAACAAACTCCGTCTGGATGTGGAGATCACTGGAGAGCCAGCACCCACCTGTGTTTGGTCGAAAGGCGATCAA GCAATTTCAAACACTGAGGGGCGCGTAAGGGTGGAGGCCAGGAAAGACCTGAGCTGCTTCGTCATAGAGGGGGCTGAGAGGGAGGATGAGGGCAACTACACCATCTGTGTTACCAACCCAGCTGGAGAAGACAAGGCCATGCTGTTTGTGAAGATTGTGG ATGTGCCCGACCCCCCTGAGAATGTCAGATGTGAATCAGTGGGAGAGGACTGCGCCAGCATCCTTTGGGATGTTCCCGTATTCGATGGCGGTGCACCACTCAAAG GTTATCTcatggagaggaagaagaaaggcTCCACCAGATGGACAAAGCTCAACTTTGATGTATACGAAGCGACTACATACGAGGCTAAGAGGATGATTGAAGGCGTTATGTATGAGATGAGGGTGTTTGCCATCAACAGCATTGGCATGTCTCCGCCGAGTCTCACCTCCAAACCCTTCATGCCTATTG CCCCAACTAGCGAGCCAATACGTCTGTCAGTGCACGACGTGACGGACAGCACATGCACCCTGAAGTGGCAAGCCCCGGAGAAGATTGGAGCCGGGGGCCTGGATGGCTACGTTATTGAATACTGCAAGGAAGGAG AAACTGAGTGGGTGGTGGCAAACCAGGAACTTTGTGAGAGGCACGGATTCATGGTGCGTGGCCTCCCCACGGGAGAGAAGATCAACTTCAGGGTGGCGGCGGTAAACATTGCTGGACGCAGCCCTCCAGCGGTGCTGTCACAGCCCGTCACCATCCGTGAGATCATGG AGTATCCTAAGATCCGCCTCCCTCGCGACCTGAGAACAAAGTACATCAGGAGAGTAGGAGAAAAGATCAACCTGACCATCCCCTTCCAG GGTAAGCCACGCCCTGTCGCAACCTGGTACAAGGATGGTCAACCCCTGGACGAAAAGATGGTCAACGTCCGTAACTCAAATGTGGACAGCATCCTCTTCATCCGCGCCGCAGAGAGAGAGCACTCTGGTACATACGAGCTGGTGCTAAAGATCGAGAACATGGAGGACAGAGCCAGCCTTGTCATCAGGATTGTGG ATAAACCTGGACCTCCTCTGAAGCTGCATGTGACAGAAGTCTGGGGCTTCAATGCAGCGCTGGAGTGGCAGCCCCCCAAGGACGACGGCAACTGTGAGATTACTGGATACACCATCCAGAAGGCAGACATGAAGACTAAG GATTGGTTCACTAtttatgagcacaacagacgaACAAACTGCACATCTTCAGATCTCATCATCGGCAACGAATACATGTTCCGTGTCTTAAGTGAAAACCTCTGCGGCCTGAGCGAGGACGCGTGCTTAAGCAAGAACACGGCTGTCATTGCCAAAACAG GCCTGGAGCTCAAGTCAAACCCCTACAAGGAGAAAGACGTGTGCTGTGTGCCCAAGTTTACTCAGCCCCTGATTGACAGATCTGTAGTGGCCGGTTACAGCACCGCCATCAGCTGCTCCGTCAAAGGCTTCCCCAAG CCTAAGATCACCTGGAGGAAGAACAATATTATCATCAGTGAGGATCCCAAGTTCTTGATGCGGAACAACCAGGGAGTGCTGACCCTGAACATTCGCAAGCCAGGCACCTTTGACGGAGGAAGATACTCCTGCGTGGCCGTCAACGAGCTCGGCACCGATGAAGTGGAGTGCAAGCTGGACGTCCGAC TTCCCATGGCCATAGACGCGCAGAAGAAGTGA
- the LOC141758540 gene encoding myosin-binding protein C, fast-type-like isoform X2, whose amino-acid sequence MPEPVPADKPEGQDELPADGEPGSTELSGLFVEKPLESIAAVAGADLTIIAKVDSTTLTRKPTMKWLKGKWLDLGSKAGKHMQFKETYDRNTKIYTYEMKVIKVVAGDAGGYRCEVTAKDKCDSSQFEISVEAAHQEEQQADILSSFKRADAGEDDGSLDFSALLKAAKKPKKKVEPEIDVWELLKSAHPSEYEKIAFENGITDLRGMLKRLKKMKVVEPKHSEAFLTRLDSCYSVEKGKKIVLRCEVVDPDVQVKWLKNGQEIKPSAKYIMESLGNVRTLTINRSTLADDAAYECVVGDDKCFTEVFVKEPPVTITKLMDDYHVVVGERVEFEIEVSEEGAHVMWYFEDIELHKDKESAKYRFKKDGKKHTLIIQEATLDDIGMYHAWTNGGHTKGELEVEEKQLEVLQDIADLTVRATDQALFKCEVSDEKVTGKWYKDGVEVLPSERIKITHIGRFHRLLIDDVKPEDAGDYTFIPDGYALSISAKLNFLEIKVDYVPRQDPPKIHLDTSGNMVSQNTIIVVAGNKLRLDVEITGEPAPTCVWSKGDQAISNTEGRVRVEARKDLSCFVIEGAEREDEGNYTICVTNPAGEDKAMLFVKIVDVPDPPENVRCESVGEDCASILWDVPVFDGGAPLKGYLMERKKKGSTRWTKLNFDVYEATTYEAKRMIEGVMYEMRVFAINSIGMSPPSLTSKPFMPIAPTSEPIRLSVHDVTDSTCTLKWQAPEKIGAGGLDGYVIEYCKEGETEWVVANQELCERHGFMVRGLPTGEKINFRVAAVNIAGRSPPAVLSQPVTIREIMEYPKIRLPRDLRTKYIRRVGEKINLTIPFQGKPRPVATWYKDGQPLDEKMVNVRNSNVDSILFIRAAEREHSGTYELVLKIENMEDRASLVIRIVDKPGPPLKLHVTEVWGFNAALEWQPPKDDGNCEITGYTIQKADMKTKDWFTIYEHNRRTNCTSSDLIIGNEYMFRVLSENLCGLSEDACLSKNTAVIAKTGLELKSNPYKEKDVCCVPKFTQPLIDRSVVAGYSTAISCSVKGFPKPKITWRKNNIIISEDPKFLMRNNQGVLTLNIRKPGTFDGGRYSCVAVNELGTDEVECKLDVRLPMAIDAQKK is encoded by the exons AGCCCGGGTCGACCGAGCTCAGTGGGCTCTTCGTCGAGAAGCCACTAGAAAGTATAGCCGCTGTTGCAG GAGCGGATCTCACCATCATAGCCAAGGTTGACTCGACCACCCTGACAAGAAAACCCACCATGAAATGGCTGAAGGGCAAGTGGCTGGACCTTGGCAGCAAGGCTGGAAAACACATGCAGTTCAAAGAAACTTATGACAGGAATACTAAG ATCTATACTTATGAAATGAAGGTCATCAAAGTGGTCGCTGGAGATGCCGGTGGCTACAGGTGCGAGGTGACAGCAAAAGACAAGTGTGACAGCTCCCAATTTGAAATCTCTGTTGAGG CTGCACaccaggaggagcagcaggcagatattttgtCCTCCTTCAAGAGAGC GGATGCTGGAGAGGACGACGGAAGTCTGGATTTCAGTGCTCTGCTGAAAGCCGCTAAGAA GCCAAAGAAAAAAGTGGAACCAGAGATCGACGTGTGGGAATTGCTTAAGAGTGCCCATCCGAGCGAATATGAGAAAATCGCCTTTGAGAATGGCATCACTGACCTGAGGGGCATGCTGAAACGACTGAAAAAGATGAAGGTCGTCGAGCCCAAGCATAGCGAGG CTTTCCTGACGAGGCTCGACTCTTGCTACTCAGTGGAAAAAGGCAAAAAGATTGTCCTGAGGTGTGAGGTGGTCGATCCCGACGTCCAGGTCAAATGGTTGAAGAACGGCCAGGAGATCAAACCCTCAGCCAA GTACATTATGGAGTCACTCGGGAATGTCAGAACACTTACCATCAATAGGTCGACCCTGGCTGATGATGCTGCGTATGAGTGCGTGGTTGGCGACGACAAGTGTTTCACAGAGGTGTTTGTCAAAG AGCCCCCTGTGACCATCACCAAGCTTATGGATGACTACCACGTGGTTGTTGGAGAGAGAGTGGAGTTTGAGATCGAGGTGTCGGAGGAGGGCGCCCACGTCATGTG GTACTTTGAGGACATAGAGCTTCACAAAGACAAGGAATCCGCGAAGTATCGTTTCAAGAAGGATGGAAAGAAGCACACGCTCATCATCCAGGAGGCCACGCTGGATGACATTGGAATGTACCATGCCTGGACAAATGGGGGGCATACCAAAGGAGAGCTGGAGGTGGAAG AAAAACAGCTGGAGGTGTTGCAGGACATTGCTGATCTGACAGTCAGGGCAACAGACCAGGCTTTGTTCAAGTGTGAGGTCTCTGATGAGAAGGTCACAGGAAAGTGGTACAAAGACGGCGTGGAGGTCTTGCCATCCGAACGCATCAAAATTACTCACATCGGAAG GTTTCATCGGCTGCTTATTGATGATGTGAAGCCAGAGGATGCTGGAGACTACACATTTATTCCTGATGGATACGCTCTGTCAATTTCTGCCAAACTCAACTTCTTGG AAATTAAGGTCGACTATGTGCCGAGACAAG ATCCTCCAAAGATCCACCTGGACACCAGCGGAAACATGGTGTCCCAAAACACCATCATTGTGGTGGCCGGCAACAAACTCCGTCTGGATGTGGAGATCACTGGAGAGCCAGCACCCACCTGTGTTTGGTCGAAAGGCGATCAA GCAATTTCAAACACTGAGGGGCGCGTAAGGGTGGAGGCCAGGAAAGACCTGAGCTGCTTCGTCATAGAGGGGGCTGAGAGGGAGGATGAGGGCAACTACACCATCTGTGTTACCAACCCAGCTGGAGAAGACAAGGCCATGCTGTTTGTGAAGATTGTGG ATGTGCCCGACCCCCCTGAGAATGTCAGATGTGAATCAGTGGGAGAGGACTGCGCCAGCATCCTTTGGGATGTTCCCGTATTCGATGGCGGTGCACCACTCAAAG GTTATCTcatggagaggaagaagaaaggcTCCACCAGATGGACAAAGCTCAACTTTGATGTATACGAAGCGACTACATACGAGGCTAAGAGGATGATTGAAGGCGTTATGTATGAGATGAGGGTGTTTGCCATCAACAGCATTGGCATGTCTCCGCCGAGTCTCACCTCCAAACCCTTCATGCCTATTG CCCCAACTAGCGAGCCAATACGTCTGTCAGTGCACGACGTGACGGACAGCACATGCACCCTGAAGTGGCAAGCCCCGGAGAAGATTGGAGCCGGGGGCCTGGATGGCTACGTTATTGAATACTGCAAGGAAGGAG AAACTGAGTGGGTGGTGGCAAACCAGGAACTTTGTGAGAGGCACGGATTCATGGTGCGTGGCCTCCCCACGGGAGAGAAGATCAACTTCAGGGTGGCGGCGGTAAACATTGCTGGACGCAGCCCTCCAGCGGTGCTGTCACAGCCCGTCACCATCCGTGAGATCATGG AGTATCCTAAGATCCGCCTCCCTCGCGACCTGAGAACAAAGTACATCAGGAGAGTAGGAGAAAAGATCAACCTGACCATCCCCTTCCAG GGTAAGCCACGCCCTGTCGCAACCTGGTACAAGGATGGTCAACCCCTGGACGAAAAGATGGTCAACGTCCGTAACTCAAATGTGGACAGCATCCTCTTCATCCGCGCCGCAGAGAGAGAGCACTCTGGTACATACGAGCTGGTGCTAAAGATCGAGAACATGGAGGACAGAGCCAGCCTTGTCATCAGGATTGTGG ATAAACCTGGACCTCCTCTGAAGCTGCATGTGACAGAAGTCTGGGGCTTCAATGCAGCGCTGGAGTGGCAGCCCCCCAAGGACGACGGCAACTGTGAGATTACTGGATACACCATCCAGAAGGCAGACATGAAGACTAAG GATTGGTTCACTAtttatgagcacaacagacgaACAAACTGCACATCTTCAGATCTCATCATCGGCAACGAATACATGTTCCGTGTCTTAAGTGAAAACCTCTGCGGCCTGAGCGAGGACGCGTGCTTAAGCAAGAACACGGCTGTCATTGCCAAAACAG GCCTGGAGCTCAAGTCAAACCCCTACAAGGAGAAAGACGTGTGCTGTGTGCCCAAGTTTACTCAGCCCCTGATTGACAGATCTGTAGTGGCCGGTTACAGCACCGCCATCAGCTGCTCCGTCAAAGGCTTCCCCAAG CCTAAGATCACCTGGAGGAAGAACAATATTATCATCAGTGAGGATCCCAAGTTCTTGATGCGGAACAACCAGGGAGTGCTGACCCTGAACATTCGCAAGCCAGGCACCTTTGACGGAGGAAGATACTCCTGCGTGGCCGTCAACGAGCTCGGCACCGATGAAGTGGAGTGCAAGCTGGACGTCCGAC TTCCCATGGCCATAGACGCGCAGAAGAAGTGA
- the LOC141758540 gene encoding myosin-binding protein C, fast-type-like isoform X1, with product MPEPVPADKPEGQAPEEPTEVAEPQPEIDDELPADGEPGSTELSGLFVEKPLESIAAVAGADLTIIAKVDSTTLTRKPTMKWLKGKWLDLGSKAGKHMQFKETYDRNTKIYTYEMKVIKVVAGDAGGYRCEVTAKDKCDSSQFEISVEAAHQEEQQADILSSFKRADAGEDDGSLDFSALLKAAKKPKKKVEPEIDVWELLKSAHPSEYEKIAFENGITDLRGMLKRLKKMKVVEPKHSEAFLTRLDSCYSVEKGKKIVLRCEVVDPDVQVKWLKNGQEIKPSAKYIMESLGNVRTLTINRSTLADDAAYECVVGDDKCFTEVFVKEPPVTITKLMDDYHVVVGERVEFEIEVSEEGAHVMWYFEDIELHKDKESAKYRFKKDGKKHTLIIQEATLDDIGMYHAWTNGGHTKGELEVEEKQLEVLQDIADLTVRATDQALFKCEVSDEKVTGKWYKDGVEVLPSERIKITHIGRFHRLLIDDVKPEDAGDYTFIPDGYALSISAKLNFLEIKVDYVPRQDPPKIHLDTSGNMVSQNTIIVVAGNKLRLDVEITGEPAPTCVWSKGDQAISNTEGRVRVEARKDLSCFVIEGAEREDEGNYTICVTNPAGEDKAMLFVKIVDVPDPPENVRCESVGEDCASILWDVPVFDGGAPLKGYLMERKKKGSTRWTKLNFDVYEATTYEAKRMIEGVMYEMRVFAINSIGMSPPSLTSKPFMPIAPTSEPIRLSVHDVTDSTCTLKWQAPEKIGAGGLDGYVIEYCKEGETEWVVANQELCERHGFMVRGLPTGEKINFRVAAVNIAGRSPPAVLSQPVTIREIMEYPKIRLPRDLRTKYIRRVGEKINLTIPFQGKPRPVATWYKDGQPLDEKMVNVRNSNVDSILFIRAAEREHSGTYELVLKIENMEDRASLVIRIVDKPGPPLKLHVTEVWGFNAALEWQPPKDDGNCEITGYTIQKADMKTKDWFTIYEHNRRTNCTSSDLIIGNEYMFRVLSENLCGLSEDACLSKNTAVIAKTGLELKSNPYKEKDVCCVPKFTQPLIDRSVVAGYSTAISCSVKGFPKPKITWRKNNIIISEDPKFLMRNNQGVLTLNIRKPGTFDGGRYSCVAVNELGTDEVECKLDVRLPMAIDAQKK from the exons AGCCCGGGTCGACCGAGCTCAGTGGGCTCTTCGTCGAGAAGCCACTAGAAAGTATAGCCGCTGTTGCAG GAGCGGATCTCACCATCATAGCCAAGGTTGACTCGACCACCCTGACAAGAAAACCCACCATGAAATGGCTGAAGGGCAAGTGGCTGGACCTTGGCAGCAAGGCTGGAAAACACATGCAGTTCAAAGAAACTTATGACAGGAATACTAAG ATCTATACTTATGAAATGAAGGTCATCAAAGTGGTCGCTGGAGATGCCGGTGGCTACAGGTGCGAGGTGACAGCAAAAGACAAGTGTGACAGCTCCCAATTTGAAATCTCTGTTGAGG CTGCACaccaggaggagcagcaggcagatattttgtCCTCCTTCAAGAGAGC GGATGCTGGAGAGGACGACGGAAGTCTGGATTTCAGTGCTCTGCTGAAAGCCGCTAAGAA GCCAAAGAAAAAAGTGGAACCAGAGATCGACGTGTGGGAATTGCTTAAGAGTGCCCATCCGAGCGAATATGAGAAAATCGCCTTTGAGAATGGCATCACTGACCTGAGGGGCATGCTGAAACGACTGAAAAAGATGAAGGTCGTCGAGCCCAAGCATAGCGAGG CTTTCCTGACGAGGCTCGACTCTTGCTACTCAGTGGAAAAAGGCAAAAAGATTGTCCTGAGGTGTGAGGTGGTCGATCCCGACGTCCAGGTCAAATGGTTGAAGAACGGCCAGGAGATCAAACCCTCAGCCAA GTACATTATGGAGTCACTCGGGAATGTCAGAACACTTACCATCAATAGGTCGACCCTGGCTGATGATGCTGCGTATGAGTGCGTGGTTGGCGACGACAAGTGTTTCACAGAGGTGTTTGTCAAAG AGCCCCCTGTGACCATCACCAAGCTTATGGATGACTACCACGTGGTTGTTGGAGAGAGAGTGGAGTTTGAGATCGAGGTGTCGGAGGAGGGCGCCCACGTCATGTG GTACTTTGAGGACATAGAGCTTCACAAAGACAAGGAATCCGCGAAGTATCGTTTCAAGAAGGATGGAAAGAAGCACACGCTCATCATCCAGGAGGCCACGCTGGATGACATTGGAATGTACCATGCCTGGACAAATGGGGGGCATACCAAAGGAGAGCTGGAGGTGGAAG AAAAACAGCTGGAGGTGTTGCAGGACATTGCTGATCTGACAGTCAGGGCAACAGACCAGGCTTTGTTCAAGTGTGAGGTCTCTGATGAGAAGGTCACAGGAAAGTGGTACAAAGACGGCGTGGAGGTCTTGCCATCCGAACGCATCAAAATTACTCACATCGGAAG GTTTCATCGGCTGCTTATTGATGATGTGAAGCCAGAGGATGCTGGAGACTACACATTTATTCCTGATGGATACGCTCTGTCAATTTCTGCCAAACTCAACTTCTTGG AAATTAAGGTCGACTATGTGCCGAGACAAG ATCCTCCAAAGATCCACCTGGACACCAGCGGAAACATGGTGTCCCAAAACACCATCATTGTGGTGGCCGGCAACAAACTCCGTCTGGATGTGGAGATCACTGGAGAGCCAGCACCCACCTGTGTTTGGTCGAAAGGCGATCAA GCAATTTCAAACACTGAGGGGCGCGTAAGGGTGGAGGCCAGGAAAGACCTGAGCTGCTTCGTCATAGAGGGGGCTGAGAGGGAGGATGAGGGCAACTACACCATCTGTGTTACCAACCCAGCTGGAGAAGACAAGGCCATGCTGTTTGTGAAGATTGTGG ATGTGCCCGACCCCCCTGAGAATGTCAGATGTGAATCAGTGGGAGAGGACTGCGCCAGCATCCTTTGGGATGTTCCCGTATTCGATGGCGGTGCACCACTCAAAG GTTATCTcatggagaggaagaagaaaggcTCCACCAGATGGACAAAGCTCAACTTTGATGTATACGAAGCGACTACATACGAGGCTAAGAGGATGATTGAAGGCGTTATGTATGAGATGAGGGTGTTTGCCATCAACAGCATTGGCATGTCTCCGCCGAGTCTCACCTCCAAACCCTTCATGCCTATTG CCCCAACTAGCGAGCCAATACGTCTGTCAGTGCACGACGTGACGGACAGCACATGCACCCTGAAGTGGCAAGCCCCGGAGAAGATTGGAGCCGGGGGCCTGGATGGCTACGTTATTGAATACTGCAAGGAAGGAG AAACTGAGTGGGTGGTGGCAAACCAGGAACTTTGTGAGAGGCACGGATTCATGGTGCGTGGCCTCCCCACGGGAGAGAAGATCAACTTCAGGGTGGCGGCGGTAAACATTGCTGGACGCAGCCCTCCAGCGGTGCTGTCACAGCCCGTCACCATCCGTGAGATCATGG AGTATCCTAAGATCCGCCTCCCTCGCGACCTGAGAACAAAGTACATCAGGAGAGTAGGAGAAAAGATCAACCTGACCATCCCCTTCCAG GGTAAGCCACGCCCTGTCGCAACCTGGTACAAGGATGGTCAACCCCTGGACGAAAAGATGGTCAACGTCCGTAACTCAAATGTGGACAGCATCCTCTTCATCCGCGCCGCAGAGAGAGAGCACTCTGGTACATACGAGCTGGTGCTAAAGATCGAGAACATGGAGGACAGAGCCAGCCTTGTCATCAGGATTGTGG ATAAACCTGGACCTCCTCTGAAGCTGCATGTGACAGAAGTCTGGGGCTTCAATGCAGCGCTGGAGTGGCAGCCCCCCAAGGACGACGGCAACTGTGAGATTACTGGATACACCATCCAGAAGGCAGACATGAAGACTAAG GATTGGTTCACTAtttatgagcacaacagacgaACAAACTGCACATCTTCAGATCTCATCATCGGCAACGAATACATGTTCCGTGTCTTAAGTGAAAACCTCTGCGGCCTGAGCGAGGACGCGTGCTTAAGCAAGAACACGGCTGTCATTGCCAAAACAG GCCTGGAGCTCAAGTCAAACCCCTACAAGGAGAAAGACGTGTGCTGTGTGCCCAAGTTTACTCAGCCCCTGATTGACAGATCTGTAGTGGCCGGTTACAGCACCGCCATCAGCTGCTCCGTCAAAGGCTTCCCCAAG CCTAAGATCACCTGGAGGAAGAACAATATTATCATCAGTGAGGATCCCAAGTTCTTGATGCGGAACAACCAGGGAGTGCTGACCCTGAACATTCGCAAGCCAGGCACCTTTGACGGAGGAAGATACTCCTGCGTGGCCGTCAACGAGCTCGGCACCGATGAAGTGGAGTGCAAGCTGGACGTCCGAC TTCCCATGGCCATAGACGCGCAGAAGAAGTGA